The following are from one region of the Escherichia sp. E4742 genome:
- a CDS encoding SDR family oxidoreductase — protein sequence MPQRILVLGASGYIGQHLVRILSQQGHQILAAARHVDRLAKLQLANVSCHKVDLSWPDNLPALLQDIDTVYFLVHSMGEGGDFIAQERQVALNVRDALREVPVKQVIFLSSLQAPPHEQSDHLRARQATADILREANVPVTELRAGIIVGAGSAAFEVMRDMVYNLPVLTPPRWVRSRTTPIALENLLHYLVALLDHPACEHRVFEAAGPEVLSYQQQFEHFMTVSGKRRWLIPIPFPTRWISVWFLNVITSVPPTTAKALIQGLKHDLLADDTALRALIPQPLIAFDDAVRSTLKEEEKLVNSSDWGYDAQAFARWRPEYGYFAKQAGFTVKTSASLQALWRVVNQIGGKERYFFGNILWQTRALMDRAIGHKLAKGRPEREYLQTGDAVDSWKVIVVEAEKQLTLLFGMKAPGLGRLCFTLEDKGNYRTIDVRAFWHPHGMPGLFYWLFMIPAHLFIFRGMAKRIARLAEQITD from the coding sequence GTGCCGCAACGCATTTTAGTTCTCGGTGCCAGTGGCTACATTGGTCAGCATCTGGTGCGCATACTCAGCCAGCAAGGGCATCAGATCCTGGCGGCGGCACGTCATGTCGACAGGCTTGCAAAGCTGCAACTGGCAAACGTCAGTTGCCATAAAGTCGATCTCAGCTGGCCGGATAATCTTCCGGCCCTGTTGCAGGATATCGATACAGTCTATTTTCTGGTGCATAGCATGGGCGAAGGCGGCGATTTTATCGCTCAGGAGCGCCAGGTGGCTCTCAACGTCCGCGATGCGCTACGCGAAGTGCCAGTTAAGCAAGTCATCTTTCTCAGTTCGTTGCAGGCTCCGCCACATGAGCAGTCGGACCATCTGCGTGCTCGTCAGGCCACGGCGGACATTCTTCGTGAAGCGAATGTACCAGTGACCGAACTGCGGGCCGGAATTATCGTTGGTGCAGGTTCTGCGGCGTTTGAAGTGATGCGCGATATGGTTTACAACCTGCCAGTGTTAACACCGCCACGCTGGGTCCGTTCACGCACCACGCCTATTGCGCTGGAAAACCTGCTGCACTATCTGGTGGCACTGTTAGATCATCCGGCCTGCGAACATCGGGTCTTCGAAGCCGCCGGGCCAGAGGTGCTCAGTTACCAACAACAATTTGAACATTTTATGACCGTGAGCGGTAAGCGCCGCTGGTTGATCCCCATCCCCTTTCCGACCCGCTGGATTTCGGTGTGGTTTCTCAATGTGATTACTTCCGTACCACCCACCACCGCCAAAGCGTTGATTCAGGGGCTGAAACACGATCTGCTGGCTGATGACACCGCGTTACGTGCACTCATTCCACAACCGCTGATCGCTTTCGATGATGCGGTACGTAGCACATTGAAAGAGGAAGAAAAACTGGTCAACTCCAGCGACTGGGGATACGACGCACAGGCTTTTGCTCGCTGGCGACCAGAATACGGTTACTTCGCTAAACAAGCCGGTTTTACGGTTAAAACGTCCGCCAGCCTTCAGGCGCTATGGCGGGTTGTCAATCAAATCGGCGGTAAAGAACGTTATTTCTTTGGCAATATTTTGTGGCAGACCCGCGCGCTGATGGACCGCGCGATCGGTCATAAACTGGCGAAAGGTCGCCCTGAGCGGGAATATTTGCAGACGGGCGATGCGGTAGATAGCTGGAAAGTGATTGTCGTTGAAGCGGAAAAACAACTTACGTTGTTATTTGGTATGAAAGCACCGGGACTGGGGCGGCTTTGTTTTACGCTGGAGGATAAAGGCAACTACCGCACCATAGACGTTCGCGCTTTCTGGCATCCGCACGGCATGCCAGGCCTGTTTTACTGGCTTTTCATGATCCCTGCACATCTGTTTATTTTTCGCGGCATGGCAAAACGAATCGCCAGACTTGCAGAACAAATCACAGATTAA
- the ltaE gene encoding low-specificity L-threonine aldolase — translation MIDLRSDTVTRPSRAMLEAMMAAPVGDDVYGDDPTVNALQDYAAELSGKEAAIFLPTGTQANLVALLSHCERGEEYIVGQAAHNYLFEAGGAAVLGSIQPQPIDADANGTLPLDKVAMKIKPDDIHFARTKLLSLENTHNGKVLPHEYLKEAWEFTRERNLALHVDGARIFNAVVAYGCELKEITQYCDSFTICLSKGLGTPVGSLLVGNRDYIKRAIRWRKMTGGGMRQSGILAAAGMYALKNNVARLQEDHDNAAWMAEQLREAGADVMRQDTNMLFVRIGEENAAALGEYMKARNVLINASPIVRLVTHLDVSREQLAEVAAHWRAFLAR, via the coding sequence ATGATTGATTTACGCAGTGATACCGTTACCCGACCGAGCCGCGCCATGCTCGAAGCGATGATGGCCGCCCCGGTTGGGGACGACGTTTACGGAGACGACCCTACCGTTAATGCTCTGCAGGACTATGCGGCAGAGCTTTCCGGTAAAGAAGCCGCCATTTTTCTGCCTACCGGCACTCAGGCCAACCTGGTCGCTCTGCTCAGTCACTGCGAACGTGGCGAAGAGTATATTGTCGGTCAGGCCGCACATAACTATCTGTTTGAAGCCGGTGGCGCAGCAGTGCTGGGCAGTATTCAACCGCAACCCATCGATGCTGACGCCAACGGCACGTTACCGCTGGATAAAGTGGCGATGAAAATCAAACCCGACGATATTCACTTCGCCCGCACCAAATTGCTCAGTCTCGAAAACACCCACAACGGCAAAGTGCTGCCGCATGAATACCTGAAAGAAGCTTGGGAATTTACCCGCGAGCGCAATCTGGCGCTGCATGTTGACGGTGCGCGCATCTTTAATGCCGTGGTGGCTTACGGCTGCGAATTGAAAGAGATCACGCAATATTGTGATTCGTTCACCATTTGTCTGTCGAAAGGTCTTGGTACGCCAGTCGGTTCGTTACTGGTCGGTAACCGTGACTACATTAAACGTGCCATCCGCTGGCGGAAAATGACAGGTGGCGGGATGCGCCAGTCCGGCATTCTGGCAGCCGCCGGGATGTATGCGCTGAAAAATAACGTCGCACGCTTGCAGGAAGACCACGACAACGCCGCCTGGATGGCGGAGCAGCTGCGTGAAGCAGGCGCGGATGTGATGCGCCAGGACACCAATATGCTGTTTGTCCGCATCGGGGAAGAAAATGCTGCCGCGTTAGGCGAATACATGAAAGCGAGAAACGTACTGATTAACGCCTCGCCGATTGTCCGCCTGGTGACGCATCTCGACGTCTCCCGCGAGCAACTGGCTGAAGTCGCTGCCCACTGGCGCGCATTCCTGGCGCGTTAA
- the poxB gene encoding ubiquinone-dependent pyruvate dehydrogenase has translation MKQTVAAYIAKTLESAGVKRIWGVTGDSLNGLSDSLNRMGTIEWMPTRHEEVAAFAAGAEAQLSGELAVCAGSCGPGNLHLINGLFDCHRNHVPVLAIAAHIPSSEIGSGYFQETHPQELFRECSHYCELVSSPEQIPQVLAIAMRKAVLNRGVSVVVLPGDVALKPAPEGATTHWYHAPQPVVTPEEEELRKLAQLLRYSSNIALMCGSGCAGAHKELVEFAGKIKAPIIHALRGKEHVEYDNPYDVGMTGLIGFSSGFHTMMNADTLVLLGTQFPYRAFYPTDAKIIQIDINPASIGAHSKVDMALVGDIKSTLRALLPLVEEKTDRKFLDKALEDYRDARKGLDDLAKPSEKAIHPQYLAQQISHFAADDAIFTCDVGTPTVWAARYLKMNGKRRLLGSFNHGSMANAMPQALGAQASEPERQVVAMCGDGGFSMLMGDFLSVVQMKLPVKIIVFNNSVLGFVAMEMKAGGYLTDGTELHDTNFARIAEACGITGIRVEKAAEVDEALQRAFSIDGPVLVDVVVAKEELAIPPQIKLEQAKGFSLYMLRAIISGRGDEVIELAKTNWLR, from the coding sequence ATGAAACAAACGGTTGCAGCTTATATCGCCAAAACACTCGAATCAGCAGGCGTGAAACGCATCTGGGGAGTCACGGGCGACTCTCTGAACGGTCTGAGTGACAGTCTTAATCGCATGGGTACAATCGAGTGGATGCCAACCCGCCATGAAGAAGTGGCTGCCTTTGCCGCTGGCGCTGAAGCACAACTTTCAGGAGAACTGGCGGTCTGTGCCGGATCGTGTGGCCCCGGCAACCTGCACTTAATCAACGGCCTGTTCGATTGCCACCGTAATCATGTTCCGGTACTGGCGATTGCCGCCCATATTCCTTCCAGCGAAATTGGCAGCGGCTATTTCCAGGAAACCCACCCGCAAGAGTTATTCCGCGAATGTAGTCACTATTGCGAGCTGGTTTCCAGCCCAGAGCAAATCCCACAAGTGCTGGCGATTGCCATGCGCAAAGCGGTACTTAACCGTGGCGTTTCCGTTGTCGTTTTACCGGGCGACGTGGCGTTAAAACCTGCGCCAGAAGGGGCAACCACGCACTGGTATCATGCGCCACAGCCGGTAGTCACACCGGAAGAAGAAGAGTTACGCAAACTGGCACAATTGCTGCGTTATTCCAGCAATATCGCCCTGATGTGTGGTAGCGGCTGCGCGGGGGCGCATAAAGAGTTAGTTGAGTTTGCCGGGAAAATTAAAGCGCCTATTATTCATGCCCTGCGCGGTAAAGAACATGTCGAATACGATAATCCGTATGATGTCGGAATGACGGGATTAATCGGCTTCTCGTCAGGTTTTCACACTATGATGAACGCCGACACCTTAGTACTGCTCGGCACTCAGTTCCCCTACCGCGCCTTCTACCCGACCGATGCCAAAATTATTCAGATTGATATCAACCCAGCCAGCATCGGTGCGCATAGCAAGGTAGATATGGCGCTGGTCGGCGATATCAAATCAACCCTGCGCGCATTGCTGCCACTGGTGGAAGAAAAAACCGATCGCAAGTTTCTGGATAAAGCGCTGGAAGATTACCGCGATGCCCGTAAAGGGCTGGACGATTTAGCTAAACCGAGCGAGAAAGCGATTCACCCGCAATATCTGGCGCAGCAAATTAGCCATTTTGCCGCCGATGACGCCATCTTTACCTGTGACGTTGGCACACCTACGGTGTGGGCTGCGCGTTATCTGAAAATGAACGGCAAGCGTCGTCTGTTAGGTTCGTTTAACCACGGTTCGATGGCTAACGCCATGCCGCAGGCGCTGGGCGCGCAGGCAAGCGAGCCAGAACGCCAGGTGGTCGCCATGTGCGGCGATGGCGGTTTTAGCATGTTGATGGGCGATTTCCTCTCGGTAGTGCAGATGAAGCTACCAGTGAAAATTATCGTCTTTAACAACAGCGTACTGGGCTTTGTGGCGATGGAGATGAAAGCTGGTGGCTATTTGACTGACGGCACCGAACTACACGACACCAACTTTGCCCGCATTGCCGAAGCGTGCGGCATTACGGGTATTCGCGTGGAAAAAGCCGCTGAAGTCGATGAAGCCCTGCAACGCGCTTTCTCCATCGACGGTCCGGTGCTGGTGGATGTGGTGGTTGCCAAAGAAGAATTAGCCATTCCGCCGCAGATCAAACTCGAACAGGCAAAAGGTTTTAGTCTGTATATGCTGCGCGCAATCATCAGTGGACGCGGCGATGAAGTAATCGAACTGGCGAAAACAAACTGGCTAAGGTAA
- the hcr gene encoding NADH oxidoreductase, translated as MTMPTNQCPWRMQVHHITQETPDVWTISLLCHDYYPYRAGQYALVSVRNSAETLRAYTISSTPGVSEYITLTVRRIDDGVGSQWLTRDVKRGDYLWLSDAMGEFTCDDKAEDKFLLLAAGCGVTPIMSMRRWLAKNRPQADVQVIYNVRTPQDVIFADEWRHYPVTLVAENNVTEGFVAGRLTRELLASVPDLASRTVMTCGPAPYMDWVEQEVKALGVTRFFKEKFFTPVAEAATSGLKFTKLQPAQEFYAPVGTTLLEALESNKVPVVAACRAGVCGCCKTKVVSGEYTVSSTMTLTDAEIAEGYVLACSCHPQGDMVLA; from the coding sequence ATGACGATGCCAACGAATCAATGCCCGTGGCGGATGCAGGTTCATCACATTACGCAAGAAACGCCGGATGTGTGGACGATTTCCTTGCTTTGCCACGATTACTACCCATATCGCGCCGGGCAATATGCGCTGGTCAGCGTGCGAAACTCAGCGGAAACGCTGCGTGCTTACACCATTTCCTCCACGCCAGGCGTGAGTGAATACATCACCCTGACCGTGCGGCGGATTGATGACGGTGTCGGCTCCCAGTGGCTGACCCGCGATGTGAAACGCGGTGACTATCTCTGGCTTTCGGACGCGATGGGGGAATTTACCTGCGACGATAAAGCAGAAGATAAATTCCTGTTGCTGGCGGCAGGCTGCGGCGTAACACCGATTATGTCGATGCGTCGCTGGCTGGCGAAGAACCGTCCGCAGGCCGATGTTCAGGTGATCTACAACGTGCGTACGCCGCAGGATGTAATTTTCGCCGATGAGTGGCGTCATTATCCGGTAACACTGGTGGCGGAAAATAACGTTACCGAGGGGTTCGTTGCCGGACGCCTGACTCGTGAACTGCTGGCAAGCGTTCCTGATTTAGCCTCACGTACCGTGATGACTTGTGGTCCGGCACCGTATATGGATTGGGTGGAACAGGAAGTGAAGGCGCTCGGCGTGACGCGTTTCTTTAAAGAGAAATTCTTTACGCCAGTGGCGGAAGCGGCGACCAGCGGTCTGAAATTCACCAAACTGCAACCGGCGCAAGAATTTTACGCTCCGGTTGGCACCACGCTGCTGGAGGCGCTGGAAAGCAATAAAGTTCCGGTTGTCGCCGCCTGCCGTGCGGGTGTTTGCGGTTGCTGTAAGACGAAAGTGGTTTCTGGTGAATATACGGTAAGCAGCACAATGACGCTGACCGACGCCGAAATCGCCGAAGGTTACGTACTGGCCTGCTCCTGCCATCCGCAGGGGGATATGGTTCTCGCGTAA
- the hcp gene encoding hydroxylamine reductase — protein MFCVQCEQTIRTPAGNGCSYAQGMCGKTAETSDLQDLLIAALQGLSAWAVKAREYGIINHDVDSFAPRAFFSTLTNVNFDSPRIVGYAREAIALREALKAQCLAVDANARVDNPMADLQLVSDDLGELQRQAAEFTPNKDKAAIGENILGLRLLCLYGLKGAAAYMEHAHVLGQYDNDIYAQYHKIMAWLGTWPSDMNALLECSMEIGQMNFKVMSILDAGETGKYGHPTPTQVNVKATAGKCILISGHDLKDLYNLLEQTEGTGVNVYTHGEMLPAHGYPELRKFKHLVGNYGSGWQNQQVEFARFPGPIVMTSNCIIDPTVGAYDDRIWTRSIVGWPGVRHLDGEDFSAVIAQAQQMAGFPYSEIPHLITVGFGRQTLLGAADTLIDLVSREKLRHIFLLGGCDGARGERHYFTDFATSVPDDCLILTLACGKYRFNKLEFGDIEGLPRLVDAGQCNDAYSAIILAVTLAEKLGCGVNDLPLSLVLSWFEQKAIVILLTLLSLGVKNIVTGPTAPGFLTPDLLAVLNEKFGLRSITTVEEDMKQLLSA, from the coding sequence ATGTTTTGTGTGCAATGTGAACAAACTATCCGTACTCCGGCAGGAAACGGCTGCTCATACGCGCAGGGGATGTGTGGTAAAACGGCGGAAACCTCTGACCTTCAGGATTTACTCATCGCGGCGCTGCAGGGGCTTTCTGCGTGGGCGGTAAAAGCGCGTGAATACGGCATCATCAACCACGATGTAGACAGCTTCGCGCCTCGCGCATTTTTCTCAACCCTGACCAACGTTAACTTCGATTCTCCGCGTATTGTCGGCTACGCTCGTGAAGCGATTGCCCTGCGCGAGGCGCTGAAAGCACAATGCCTGGCTGTAGATGCCAACGCCCGCGTCGATAATCCGATGGCTGACCTGCAACTGGTGAGCGACGATCTCGGCGAACTGCAACGTCAGGCAGCAGAATTTACCCCTAACAAAGATAAAGCGGCGATTGGCGAAAACATTCTCGGCCTGCGTCTGCTCTGCCTGTATGGCCTGAAAGGTGCAGCGGCCTATATGGAACACGCGCACGTTCTCGGTCAATACGACAACGATATTTATGCCCAGTACCATAAAATCATGGCATGGCTGGGAACCTGGCCTTCCGATATGAACGCACTTCTTGAGTGTTCTATGGAAATCGGCCAGATGAACTTCAAAGTGATGAGCATTCTGGATGCAGGCGAAACCGGTAAATACGGTCACCCGACGCCAACTCAGGTCAACGTGAAAGCGACGGCGGGCAAATGCATCCTGATTTCCGGTCACGATCTCAAAGATCTCTACAACTTGCTGGAACAGACCGAAGGCACGGGCGTTAATGTCTACACCCACGGCGAAATGCTGCCTGCCCACGGCTACCCGGAGCTGCGTAAATTCAAGCATCTGGTCGGTAACTACGGTAGCGGCTGGCAGAATCAGCAAGTGGAGTTCGCTCGTTTCCCTGGCCCCATCGTGATGACCTCGAACTGCATCATCGACCCAACCGTAGGCGCTTATGACGATCGTATCTGGACCCGCAGCATTGTTGGCTGGCCGGGCGTGCGCCATCTGGATGGCGAAGATTTCTCTGCGGTCATCGCCCAGGCACAACAAATGGCGGGCTTCCCGTACAGCGAAATTCCGCACCTGATCACCGTAGGCTTTGGCCGCCAGACGCTGCTTGGCGCAGCCGATACGCTGATTGATCTGGTGAGCCGTGAAAAACTGCGTCATATCTTCCTGCTTGGTGGCTGTGACGGCGCACGCGGCGAGCGTCACTACTTCACCGATTTCGCCACCAGCGTGCCGGATGACTGCCTGATCCTGACTCTCGCCTGTGGTAAATATCGCTTTAACAAACTCGAGTTTGGCGATATCGAAGGTCTGCCGCGTCTGGTGGATGCCGGTCAGTGTAACGATGCTTACTCAGCGATTATTCTGGCTGTCACTCTGGCAGAAAAACTGGGCTGTGGGGTGAACGATCTGCCGTTGTCGCTGGTGCTCTCCTGGTTTGAACAGAAAGCAATTGTCATTCTGCTGACACTGCTTTCTCTGGGCGTGAAAAATATCGTCACCGGCCCGACTGCACCTGGTTTCCTGACACCAGACCTGCTGGCGGTGCTGAACGAGAAATTCGGCCTGCGTTCTATCACCACTGTTGAAGAAGACATGAAGCAACTGTTGAGCGCGTAA
- the lysO gene encoding L-lysine exporter LysO — MFSGLLIILVPLIVGYLIPLRQKAALKRINQLLSWMVYLILFFMGISLAFLDNLASNLLAILHYSAVSITIILLCNIVALLWLERGLPWRNHHQQEKLPSRIAMALESLKLCGVVVIGFAIGLSGLGFLQHATEASEYTLILLLFLVGIQLRNNGMTLKQIVLNRRGMIVAVVVVASSLIGGLINAFILDLPINTALAMASGFGWYSLSGILLTESFGPVIGSAAFFNDLARELIAIMLIPGLIRRSRSTALGLCGATSMDFTLPVLQRTGGLDMVPAAIVHGFILSLLVPILIAFFSA, encoded by the coding sequence ATGTTTTCTGGGCTGTTAATCATTCTGGTTCCCCTGATTGTGGGTTACCTCATTCCACTTCGCCAAAAAGCTGCGTTAAAACGCATTAATCAGCTATTAAGCTGGATGGTTTATCTCATTCTCTTTTTTATGGGTATCAGTCTGGCGTTTCTCGATAATCTCGCCAGTAACCTGTTGGCGATTCTGCATTATTCCGCTGTCAGTATTACCATTATTTTACTGTGCAATATTGTCGCCTTGCTGTGGCTGGAGCGCGGTCTACCGTGGCGTAATCACCATCAGCAAGAAAAACTCCCGTCGCGTATTGCGATGGCACTGGAATCGCTGAAACTGTGTGGCGTCGTGGTGATTGGTTTTGCTATTGGCCTTAGCGGATTAGGTTTCTTACAACACGCCACTGAAGCCAGCGAATACACGTTAATTCTGTTACTTTTCCTCGTCGGTATTCAGCTGCGTAACAATGGCATGACCTTAAAGCAGATTGTCCTTAATCGCCGGGGAATGATTGTCGCCGTGGTGGTGGTTGCCAGTTCTTTAATTGGCGGTTTAATTAACGCCTTTATTCTTGATCTCCCCATCAATACCGCGCTGGCAATGGCCTCCGGTTTCGGCTGGTATTCTCTTTCCGGTATTTTGTTGACCGAATCTTTTGGTCCGGTAATCGGGAGCGCGGCCTTCTTCAATGATTTAGCGCGTGAGTTAATCGCCATTATGTTGATCCCTGGCCTGATTCGCCGTAGCCGCTCTACTGCACTGGGCTTATGCGGTGCTACATCAATGGATTTCACCCTGCCCGTTCTTCAGCGTACAGGTGGGCTGGATATGGTCCCTGCAGCGATTGTTCACGGTTTTATTCTCAGCCTGTTAGTGCCGATCCTCATCGCCTTTTTTTCCGCATAA
- the aqpZ gene encoding aquaporin Z, translating to MFRKLAAECFGTFWLVFGGCGSAVLAAAFPELGIGFAGVALAFGLTVLTMAFAVGHISGGHFNPAVTIGLWAGGRFPAKEVVGYVVAQVVGGIVAAALLYLIASGKAGFDAAASGFASNGYGEHSPGGYSMLSALVVELVLSAGFLLVIHGATDKYAPAGFAPIAIGLALTLIHLISIPVTNTSVNPARSTAVAIFQGGWALEQLWFFWVVPIVGGIIGGLIYRTLLEKRD from the coding sequence ATGTTCAGAAAATTAGCAGCTGAATGTTTTGGTACTTTCTGGCTTGTATTTGGTGGCTGCGGTAGCGCCGTGCTGGCGGCAGCGTTCCCGGAATTAGGCATTGGCTTTGCCGGTGTCGCGCTGGCGTTTGGTTTGACTGTACTGACGATGGCCTTCGCTGTCGGTCATATCTCCGGTGGCCACTTTAACCCGGCGGTCACTATTGGTTTATGGGCTGGTGGCCGTTTCCCGGCAAAAGAAGTCGTTGGTTACGTGGTAGCCCAGGTTGTCGGCGGTATTGTTGCGGCGGCACTGCTGTATTTAATCGCCAGCGGTAAAGCTGGGTTTGACGCAGCGGCCAGCGGCTTTGCTTCTAACGGTTATGGCGAGCATTCACCGGGCGGCTATTCCATGCTTTCTGCACTGGTGGTTGAACTGGTATTGAGTGCTGGTTTCTTGCTGGTGATCCACGGTGCAACTGACAAATACGCGCCGGCAGGCTTTGCGCCGATCGCGATTGGTCTGGCGTTAACCTTGATTCACTTAATCAGTATTCCGGTGACTAACACTTCCGTTAACCCGGCGCGCAGCACCGCGGTTGCCATCTTCCAGGGCGGCTGGGCGTTAGAACAACTGTGGTTCTTCTGGGTAGTGCCAATTGTCGGCGGTATTATCGGTGGTCTGATTTACCGGACCCTGCTGGAAAAACGCGATTAA
- a CDS encoding ATP-dependent endonuclease, whose translation MILERVEIVGFRGINRLSLMLEQNNVLIGENAWGKSSLLDALTLLLSPESDLYHFERDDFWFPPGDINGREHHLHIILTFRESLPGRHRVRRYRPLEACWTPCTDGYHRIFYRLEGESAEDGSVMTLRSFLDKDGHPIDVEDINDQARHLVRLMPVLRLRDARFMRRIRNGTVPNVPNVEVTARQLDFLARELSSHPQNLSDGQIRQGLSAMVQLLEHYFSEQGAGQARYRLMRRRASNEQRSWRYLDIINRMIDRPGGRSYRVILLGLFATLLQAKGTLRLDKDARPLLLIEDPETRLHPIMLSVAWHLLNLLPLQRIATTNSGELLSLTPVEHVCRLVRESSRVAAWRLGPSGLSTEDSRRISFHIRFNRPSSLFARCWLLVEGETETWVINELARQCGHHFDAEGIKVIEFAQSGLKPLVKFARRMGIEWHVLVDGDEAGKKYAATVRSLLNNDREAEREHLTTLPALDMEHFMYRQGFSDVFHRVAQIPENVPMNLRKIISKAIHRSSKPDLAIEVAMEAGRRGVDSVPTLLKKMFSRVLWLARGRAD comes from the coding sequence ATGATTCTTGAGCGCGTTGAAATTGTGGGCTTTCGCGGTATCAACCGATTGTCATTGATGCTGGAGCAAAACAACGTCCTGATTGGGGAGAACGCGTGGGGTAAATCCAGCTTGCTGGACGCCTTAACCCTGCTGTTATCACCAGAGTCAGATCTCTACCATTTTGAACGCGATGATTTCTGGTTTCCGCCAGGTGATATTAATGGTCGGGAACACCATCTGCATATCATTCTGACCTTTCGCGAATCGCTGCCTGGACGGCATCGTGTACGCCGTTATCGCCCGCTTGAAGCATGCTGGACGCCCTGTACTGATGGTTATCACCGCATTTTTTATCGCCTGGAAGGGGAAAGTGCGGAAGACGGTAGCGTGATGACGTTACGCAGCTTTCTTGATAAAGACGGTCATCCGATTGATGTCGAAGATATTAACGATCAGGCGCGTCATCTGGTGCGTTTAATGCCGGTTCTGCGTTTGCGCGACGCCCGTTTTATGCGCCGCATTCGCAATGGAACTGTACCAAATGTACCCAATGTGGAAGTCACCGCGCGCCAGTTGGATTTTCTCGCCCGCGAGTTATCCTCACACCCGCAAAATCTCTCCGATGGGCAGATTCGCCAGGGGCTTTCGGCAATGGTGCAACTGCTTGAGCATTATTTCTCGGAGCAAGGCGCCGGGCAGGCGAGATATCGCTTAATGCGTCGGCGAGCCAGCAATGAGCAACGGAGCTGGCGTTACCTCGATATCATCAACCGGATGATTGACAGACCAGGGGGGCGTTCGTATCGGGTCATTTTACTCGGCCTGTTTGCCACTTTATTGCAGGCAAAAGGGACATTGCGACTGGATAAAGACGCGCGTCCGTTATTGCTAATTGAAGATCCAGAAACCCGCCTGCATCCGATTATGCTTTCCGTTGCCTGGCATCTGTTGAATCTTTTGCCTTTACAACGTATTGCTACCACCAACTCTGGCGAGCTGCTTTCGTTAACTCCAGTGGAACATGTTTGCCGCCTGGTGCGTGAATCTTCTCGTGTTGCCGCCTGGCGTCTGGGGCCAAGTGGCTTGAGCACCGAAGACAGCCGCCGCATCTCTTTTCACATTCGTTTTAATCGTCCGTCATCGCTGTTTGCTCGCTGCTGGTTGCTGGTGGAAGGGGAAACAGAAACCTGGGTTATCAACGAACTGGCGCGCCAGTGTGGACACCATTTCGATGCCGAAGGGATTAAGGTCATTGAGTTTGCCCAGTCCGGGCTAAAACCACTGGTGAAATTTGCCCGGCGGATGGGGATTGAGTGGCATGTGCTGGTCGATGGCGATGAAGCCGGGAAGAAATATGCCGCAACGGTGCGCAGCCTGCTGAATAACGATCGCGAAGCTGAACGTGAACATTTGACAACATTACCGGCGCTGGATATGGAACATTTTATGTATCGCCAGGGGTTTTCCGACGTGTTCCATCGCGTGGCGCAGATCCCGGAAAACGTGCCGATGAATTTGCGCAAAATTATTTCAAAAGCGATCCATCGCTCTTCCAAGCCCGACCTTGCCATTGAAGTGGCAATGGAGGCCGGACGTCGTGGTGTGGACTCCGTACCGACGCTGCTGAAAAAAATGTTCTCGCGCGTGCTATGGCTGGCTCGCGGTCGGGCTGATTAA